A stretch of Episyrphus balteatus chromosome 2, idEpiBalt1.1, whole genome shotgun sequence DNA encodes these proteins:
- the LOC129912695 gene encoding zinc finger MIZ domain-containing protein 1 isoform X1: MNRRFRRQRLINIDRDEKPKVPYGSLIRKNKIDKCMAQLQEVFLKQKDEEMNAQGGSSRAPALGGQISPPGAAYTTSEQHHLIQQQQQHHQQQQQQSSLHQQQQQFLQQQQFYQQQHHFQQQQQHQHQQQHHQQQLLHSQQQSGANFHTGAYDTGFNQHGSGSGGYLSGSANDSLNSLKNTFGPNSEFPYSATNSANANSSSNNNSSNSSSNSNSNSVQQQQQQQQQQQQQQQQQQQQQQQQQQQQQQQQQQQLQAEQQSAATASSPAGSTSAPSVGSYGNMVAATSGSSQQAMDTMGGYGQMGMHNSMHSGGNGAGMMGVGGQSHHPHQYMNGGGGGSGNGGSSVGMNGGQMHGNSVGMGPMTGLAANGASAGMMSTGGGANGMQIGGGNGGGAMQMNSMGHMNGMSYNASRHHHMSPMNQMQSMSMGMGPMRGNGGAAGMGAGGSVMNDASQMSHQMNTMNPMAKMQGMANNGYPPRRMAPYPNPQMHAAQKRAAMYPMNHQANPQNVPQHHAAAAAAAAAAGQMQYNPHHQHPHHNTHQPNGVPVPMQAGYGRTGGQMNPYGRGPGGMMGPVGSAAGMMPQQRAGPGSYGSGAPMGAHAQQFYGGGGGNAVGGMGPMGGMGGGNGGPAGPGAGAGTPNAYHQNAQGFQQDVRNMNYQHSPVPGNPTPPLTPACSVPYVSPNPDVKPQIDHNEEMRLTFPVRDGIILPPFRLLHNLSVSNHVFHLKQNVYNTLINRSDLELQLKCFHQDDRQMNTNWPHTVTVSANATPLVIERSEKTGQALRPLYLKQVCQPGRNTLQLTASSCCCSHLFVLQLVHRPSVRQVLQGLLRRNLLPRERSVSKIKGNFAMGMSGSTPPASAGDATNPNGGNDHPQQPFVKISLKCPIMKSRIRLPARGLECKHIQCFDLEGYLLLNCERGSWRCPECNKSALTETLEIDQYMWAILNTLNNADVDEVIIDSSANWKIVPQGAVPGMLTGGNGGGGNPTSTSNLTSNQSNSSTPNIKQEHIDDISKVMSPGSTTLPTWDNSQAMSPYMSHDMNSIANGNMMGQSCNASRNSYDAYSGNGNGGSGNNGGNGQSDTSGNGNDSLAHLSESVNSLDQLNAMEKSLSDQMPHTPHTPHTPGGSGHPHTPGGPPSVSSAHNEPSNSSTNNSNSNNNSNNGSNNNSQNGIGSCHSSPQPGTPTKMPGSNDNSHHQQQQQQQQQQSHQQIINSLINSQNDMVNLNDSDLNAELSSFDPSSVIDNETANELNLLSDSVVDPMEILSYLDPQPELNTPPSSGSSNNPNQDDILASLFD; encoded by the exons AAAAGATGAAGAAATGAATGCCCAGGGGGGCTCCTCAAGGGCTCCAGCCTTAGGGGGCCAAATATCACCACCCGGGGCAGCATATACCACAAGTGAACAACATCATCTAattcagcaacaacaacagcatcatcagcaacaacaacaacaatcatcacttcatcagcagcagcaacaattTTTGCAGCAGCAACAATTttatcaacaacaacatcactttcaacagcaacaacaacaccagcatcagcaacaacatcaccaacaacaacTGCTGCATTCGCAGCAACAAAGTGGTGCAAACTTCCATACCGGTGCCTATGATACAGGTTTTAACCAACATGGTAGTGGTTCTGGTGGTTATCTAAGTGGCAGCGCTAATGATAGTTTAAATAGTCTAAAGAATACATTTGGACCAAATTCCGAATTTCCATATTCAGCAACTAATTCAGCGAACGCCAATAGTAGTAGCAACAATAACAGTAGTAATTCATCCAGCAATTCAAACAGCAATAGTGtccaacagcagcaacaacaacaacagcaacaacaacaacagcaacaacaacagcagcaacaacaacagcagcagcaacaacaacaacagcagcaacaacaacagcagttGCAAGCAGAACAACAATCTGCAGCGACAGCTTCATCACCAGCGGGCTCAACATCCGCGCCATCTGTCGGTAGTTACGGTAATATGGTAGCCGCCACCAGCGGCTCCTCTCAGCAAGCTATGGACACGATGGGTGGTTATGGACAG ATGGGTATGCACAATAGTATGCATTCGGGTGGCAATGGCGCCGGAATGATGGGTGTTGGTGGACAATCACACCACCCGCATCAATATATGAACGGTGGAGGTGGTGGTAGTGGTAATGGTGGCAGTAGTGTCGGTATGAATGGTGGACAAATGCACGGAAACTCTGTGGGAATGGGTCCAATGACAGGATTGGCAGCGAACGGAGCCAGTGCAGGGATGATGAGTACTGGTGGAGGAGCAAATGGTATGCAAATTGGCGGCGGCAATGGCGGTGGTGCGATGCAAATGAATTCAATGGGACATATGAATGGGATGTCGTATAACGCATCCAGGCATCATCAT atgTCACCAATGAATCAAATGCAAAGTATGAGCATGGGCATGGGTCCAATGCGAGGTAATGGTGGTGCTGCTGGGATGGGTGCTGGTGGCAGTGTAATGAATGATGCCAGCCAAATGAGTCATCAAATGAATACAATGAATCCCATGGCCAAGATGCAAGGCATGGCTAACAATGGATATCCACCACGCAGAATGGCACCCTATCCTAATCCACAAATGCATGCGGCACAAAAACGCGCAGCCATGTATCCTATGAATCATCAAGCAAATCCTCAAAATGTTCCTCAGCATCATGCGGCAGCGGCGGCGGCAGCAGCAGCTGCTGGTCAAATGCAATACAATCCACATCACCAGCACCCGCATCATAATACGCATCAGCCGAATGGTGTTCCAGTTCCTATGCAAGCCGGTTATGGTCGGACAGGTGGTCAGATGAATCCTTATGGCCGAGGTCCTGGTGGAATGATGGGACCAGTTGGTTCGGCAGCGGGTATGATGCCTCAGCAGAGGGCAGGTCCTGGTAGCTATGGTAGTGGAGCACCAATGGGTGCACATGCGCAACAGTTTTATGGTGGAGGTGGTGGCAATGCAGTCGGTGGTATGGGACCGATGGGTGGCATGGGTGGTGGTAACGGTGGCCCCGCTGGTCCGGGTGCTGGTGCTGGTACACCGAATGCTTATCATCAAAATGCGCAAGG ttTCCAACAAGATGTACGGAATATGAATTATCAACATAGTCCGGTTCCTGGAAATCCAACACCTCCTCTTACTCCCGCCTGTTCAGTTCCTTATGTTAGTCCAAATCCTGACGTCAAGCCACAAATTGATCACA ATGAAGAAATGCGCTTAACTTTCCCGGTACGAGATGGAATAATTCTTCCGCCATTCCGGCTATTGCACAATCTATCTGTCAGTAATCATGTCTTTCATTTGAAGCAAAATGTCTATAACACGCTGATAAACAG gTCCGATTTGGAACTGCAGCTTAAGTGCTTCCATCAAGACGATCGACAAATGAACACAAATTGGCCGCACACAGTAACGGTGTCGGCAAATGCAACTCCTTTAGTGATTGAGCGTTCAGAAAAAACTGGCCAAGCACTCAGGCCATTGTATCTTAAGCAAGTATGCCAGCCGGGTAGAAATACCCTCCAGTTAACGGCCAGTTCCTGTTGTTGT TCGCATTTGTTTGTGTTGCAACTAGTACATCGACCTTCAGTGCGGCAAGTCCTTCAAGGTCTATTGCGTCGTAATCTATTGCCCCGTGAACGAAGTGTATCCAAAATTAAGGGCAACTTTGCCATGGGAATGTCAGGTTCCACGCCTCCAGCATCTGCTGGTGATGCCACCAATCCCAATGGTGGCAATGATCATCCACAACAGCCATTTGTGAAAATATCCCTTAAGTGTCCCATAATGAAGAGTCGGATACGACTTCCAGCGCGAGGTCTTGAATGCAAACACATTCAATGCTTCGACTTAGAGGGATATCTGTTGCTGAATTGTGAACGCGGTAGTTGGCGTTGTCCTGAGTGCAA caaATCAGCTTTGACAGAAACACTTGAAATCGATCAATATATGTGGGCGATTTTGAATACCCTCAATAATGCCGATGTCGATGAAGTTATTATTGATTCATCAGCGAATTGGAAAATTGTCCCACAAGGTGCAGTTCCTGGCATGCTAACTGGTGGTAATGGTGGTGGGGGGAATCCCACATCAACGTCAAATCTAACATCGAATCAATCGAATAGTTCTACGCCGAATATAAAACAGGAGCACATCGATGATATATCGAAGGTGATGTCACCCGGTTCAACGACGCTCCCAACTTGGGATAATTCACAAGCGATGAGTCCGTACATGAGTCATGATATGAATTCAATAGCAAATGGAAATATGATGGGACAAAG TTGTAATGCCAGCAGGAATTCCTATGATGCGTACAGCGGGAATGGAAATGGCGGTAGTGGAAATAATGGTGGCAATGGTCAAAGTGATACATCCGGCAATGGAAATGATTCATTGGCACATTTGAGTGAATCGGTGAATTCTCTCGATCAATTAAATGCCATGGAGAAATCTTTAAGTGATCAG atGCCCCACACGCCGCATACACCGCACACTCCTGGCGGATCTGGTCACCCGCATACACCCGGTGGACCACCAAGCGTCAGTTCTGCGCACAATGAACCCTCGAATAGCAGCACGAATAACAGTAATTCAAACAACAATTCTAACAATGGCAGCAATAACAACAGCCAAAATGGAATTGGAAGCTGTCACAGCTCCCCACAGCCAGGTACACCAACAAAGATGCCTGGAAGCAATGATAATTCACATcatcagcaacagcagcaacaacaacaacagcaaagcCATCAGCAAATTATCAATTCATTGATAAATTCGCAAAACGATATGGTTAACTTAAATGACAGCGATTTAAATGCAGAGCTGAGCAGTTTCGATCCGTCATCGGTTATCGATAACGAAACTGCAAATGAATTGAAT CTCCTTTCGGACAGTGTAGTTGATCCAATGGAGATTCTATCATATCTAGATCCCCAACCGGAACTTAATACCCCGCCATCTAGTGGATCTAGCAATAATCCCAATCAAGATGATATACTAGCATCCCTATTTGATTAA
- the LOC129912695 gene encoding zinc finger MIZ domain-containing protein 1 isoform X4 — MQILVDKIPMFSKQQSKRNLKKKDEEMNAQGGSSRAPALGGQISPPGAAYTTSEQHHLIQQQQQHHQQQQQQSSLHQQQQQFLQQQQFYQQQHHFQQQQQHQHQQQHHQQQLLHSQQQSGANFHTGAYDTGFNQHGSGSGGYLSGSANDSLNSLKNTFGPNSEFPYSATNSANANSSSNNNSSNSSSNSNSNSVQQQQQQQQQQQQQQQQQQQQQQQQQQQQQQQQQQQLQAEQQSAATASSPAGSTSAPSVGSYGNMVAATSGSSQQAMDTMGGYGQMGMHNSMHSGGNGAGMMGVGGQSHHPHQYMNGGGGGSGNGGSSVGMNGGQMHGNSVGMGPMTGLAANGASAGMMSTGGGANGMQIGGGNGGGAMQMNSMGHMNGMSYNASRHHHMSPMNQMQSMSMGMGPMRGNGGAAGMGAGGSVMNDASQMSHQMNTMNPMAKMQGMANNGYPPRRMAPYPNPQMHAAQKRAAMYPMNHQANPQNVPQHHAAAAAAAAAAGQMQYNPHHQHPHHNTHQPNGVPVPMQAGYGRTGGQMNPYGRGPGGMMGPVGSAAGMMPQQRAGPGSYGSGAPMGAHAQQFYGGGGGNAVGGMGPMGGMGGGNGGPAGPGAGAGTPNAYHQNAQGFQQDVRNMNYQHSPVPGNPTPPLTPACSVPYVSPNPDVKPQIDHNEEMRLTFPVRDGIILPPFRLLHNLSVSNHVFHLKQNVYNTLINRSDLELQLKCFHQDDRQMNTNWPHTVTVSANATPLVIERSEKTGQALRPLYLKQVCQPGRNTLQLTASSCCCSHLFVLQLVHRPSVRQVLQGLLRRNLLPRERSVSKIKGNFAMGMSGSTPPASAGDATNPNGGNDHPQQPFVKISLKCPIMKSRIRLPARGLECKHIQCFDLEGYLLLNCERGSWRCPECNKSALTETLEIDQYMWAILNTLNNADVDEVIIDSSANWKIVPQGAVPGMLTGGNGGGGNPTSTSNLTSNQSNSSTPNIKQEHIDDISKVMSPGSTTLPTWDNSQAMSPYMSHDMNSIANGNMMGQSCNASRNSYDAYSGNGNGGSGNNGGNGQSDTSGNGNDSLAHLSESVNSLDQLNAMEKSLSDQMPHTPHTPHTPGGSGHPHTPGGPPSVSSAHNEPSNSSTNNSNSNNNSNNGSNNNSQNGIGSCHSSPQPGTPTKMPGSNDNSHHQQQQQQQQQQSHQQIINSLINSQNDMVNLNDSDLNAELSSFDPSSVIDNETANELNLLSDSVVDPMEILSYLDPQPELNTPPSSGSSNNPNQDDILASLFD; from the exons AAAAGATGAAGAAATGAATGCCCAGGGGGGCTCCTCAAGGGCTCCAGCCTTAGGGGGCCAAATATCACCACCCGGGGCAGCATATACCACAAGTGAACAACATCATCTAattcagcaacaacaacagcatcatcagcaacaacaacaacaatcatcacttcatcagcagcagcaacaattTTTGCAGCAGCAACAATTttatcaacaacaacatcactttcaacagcaacaacaacaccagcatcagcaacaacatcaccaacaacaacTGCTGCATTCGCAGCAACAAAGTGGTGCAAACTTCCATACCGGTGCCTATGATACAGGTTTTAACCAACATGGTAGTGGTTCTGGTGGTTATCTAAGTGGCAGCGCTAATGATAGTTTAAATAGTCTAAAGAATACATTTGGACCAAATTCCGAATTTCCATATTCAGCAACTAATTCAGCGAACGCCAATAGTAGTAGCAACAATAACAGTAGTAATTCATCCAGCAATTCAAACAGCAATAGTGtccaacagcagcaacaacaacaacagcaacaacaacaacagcaacaacaacagcagcaacaacaacagcagcagcaacaacaacaacagcagcaacaacaacagcagttGCAAGCAGAACAACAATCTGCAGCGACAGCTTCATCACCAGCGGGCTCAACATCCGCGCCATCTGTCGGTAGTTACGGTAATATGGTAGCCGCCACCAGCGGCTCCTCTCAGCAAGCTATGGACACGATGGGTGGTTATGGACAG ATGGGTATGCACAATAGTATGCATTCGGGTGGCAATGGCGCCGGAATGATGGGTGTTGGTGGACAATCACACCACCCGCATCAATATATGAACGGTGGAGGTGGTGGTAGTGGTAATGGTGGCAGTAGTGTCGGTATGAATGGTGGACAAATGCACGGAAACTCTGTGGGAATGGGTCCAATGACAGGATTGGCAGCGAACGGAGCCAGTGCAGGGATGATGAGTACTGGTGGAGGAGCAAATGGTATGCAAATTGGCGGCGGCAATGGCGGTGGTGCGATGCAAATGAATTCAATGGGACATATGAATGGGATGTCGTATAACGCATCCAGGCATCATCAT atgTCACCAATGAATCAAATGCAAAGTATGAGCATGGGCATGGGTCCAATGCGAGGTAATGGTGGTGCTGCTGGGATGGGTGCTGGTGGCAGTGTAATGAATGATGCCAGCCAAATGAGTCATCAAATGAATACAATGAATCCCATGGCCAAGATGCAAGGCATGGCTAACAATGGATATCCACCACGCAGAATGGCACCCTATCCTAATCCACAAATGCATGCGGCACAAAAACGCGCAGCCATGTATCCTATGAATCATCAAGCAAATCCTCAAAATGTTCCTCAGCATCATGCGGCAGCGGCGGCGGCAGCAGCAGCTGCTGGTCAAATGCAATACAATCCACATCACCAGCACCCGCATCATAATACGCATCAGCCGAATGGTGTTCCAGTTCCTATGCAAGCCGGTTATGGTCGGACAGGTGGTCAGATGAATCCTTATGGCCGAGGTCCTGGTGGAATGATGGGACCAGTTGGTTCGGCAGCGGGTATGATGCCTCAGCAGAGGGCAGGTCCTGGTAGCTATGGTAGTGGAGCACCAATGGGTGCACATGCGCAACAGTTTTATGGTGGAGGTGGTGGCAATGCAGTCGGTGGTATGGGACCGATGGGTGGCATGGGTGGTGGTAACGGTGGCCCCGCTGGTCCGGGTGCTGGTGCTGGTACACCGAATGCTTATCATCAAAATGCGCAAGG ttTCCAACAAGATGTACGGAATATGAATTATCAACATAGTCCGGTTCCTGGAAATCCAACACCTCCTCTTACTCCCGCCTGTTCAGTTCCTTATGTTAGTCCAAATCCTGACGTCAAGCCACAAATTGATCACA ATGAAGAAATGCGCTTAACTTTCCCGGTACGAGATGGAATAATTCTTCCGCCATTCCGGCTATTGCACAATCTATCTGTCAGTAATCATGTCTTTCATTTGAAGCAAAATGTCTATAACACGCTGATAAACAG gTCCGATTTGGAACTGCAGCTTAAGTGCTTCCATCAAGACGATCGACAAATGAACACAAATTGGCCGCACACAGTAACGGTGTCGGCAAATGCAACTCCTTTAGTGATTGAGCGTTCAGAAAAAACTGGCCAAGCACTCAGGCCATTGTATCTTAAGCAAGTATGCCAGCCGGGTAGAAATACCCTCCAGTTAACGGCCAGTTCCTGTTGTTGT TCGCATTTGTTTGTGTTGCAACTAGTACATCGACCTTCAGTGCGGCAAGTCCTTCAAGGTCTATTGCGTCGTAATCTATTGCCCCGTGAACGAAGTGTATCCAAAATTAAGGGCAACTTTGCCATGGGAATGTCAGGTTCCACGCCTCCAGCATCTGCTGGTGATGCCACCAATCCCAATGGTGGCAATGATCATCCACAACAGCCATTTGTGAAAATATCCCTTAAGTGTCCCATAATGAAGAGTCGGATACGACTTCCAGCGCGAGGTCTTGAATGCAAACACATTCAATGCTTCGACTTAGAGGGATATCTGTTGCTGAATTGTGAACGCGGTAGTTGGCGTTGTCCTGAGTGCAA caaATCAGCTTTGACAGAAACACTTGAAATCGATCAATATATGTGGGCGATTTTGAATACCCTCAATAATGCCGATGTCGATGAAGTTATTATTGATTCATCAGCGAATTGGAAAATTGTCCCACAAGGTGCAGTTCCTGGCATGCTAACTGGTGGTAATGGTGGTGGGGGGAATCCCACATCAACGTCAAATCTAACATCGAATCAATCGAATAGTTCTACGCCGAATATAAAACAGGAGCACATCGATGATATATCGAAGGTGATGTCACCCGGTTCAACGACGCTCCCAACTTGGGATAATTCACAAGCGATGAGTCCGTACATGAGTCATGATATGAATTCAATAGCAAATGGAAATATGATGGGACAAAG TTGTAATGCCAGCAGGAATTCCTATGATGCGTACAGCGGGAATGGAAATGGCGGTAGTGGAAATAATGGTGGCAATGGTCAAAGTGATACATCCGGCAATGGAAATGATTCATTGGCACATTTGAGTGAATCGGTGAATTCTCTCGATCAATTAAATGCCATGGAGAAATCTTTAAGTGATCAG atGCCCCACACGCCGCATACACCGCACACTCCTGGCGGATCTGGTCACCCGCATACACCCGGTGGACCACCAAGCGTCAGTTCTGCGCACAATGAACCCTCGAATAGCAGCACGAATAACAGTAATTCAAACAACAATTCTAACAATGGCAGCAATAACAACAGCCAAAATGGAATTGGAAGCTGTCACAGCTCCCCACAGCCAGGTACACCAACAAAGATGCCTGGAAGCAATGATAATTCACATcatcagcaacagcagcaacaacaacaacagcaaagcCATCAGCAAATTATCAATTCATTGATAAATTCGCAAAACGATATGGTTAACTTAAATGACAGCGATTTAAATGCAGAGCTGAGCAGTTTCGATCCGTCATCGGTTATCGATAACGAAACTGCAAATGAATTGAAT CTCCTTTCGGACAGTGTAGTTGATCCAATGGAGATTCTATCATATCTAGATCCCCAACCGGAACTTAATACCCCGCCATCTAGTGGATCTAGCAATAATCCCAATCAAGATGATATACTAGCATCCCTATTTGATTAA